In Helianthus annuus cultivar XRQ/B chromosome 3, HanXRQr2.0-SUNRISE, whole genome shotgun sequence, a single window of DNA contains:
- the LOC110930965 gene encoding uncharacterized protein LOC110930965 isoform X2 — protein MTNVKKTTKKNSDTGAGANAKANIMNFVGSGTLAELVWSPQTGLNIKFADNKPCIMPEEGPSETRRLDKAESHGSMESCRSANLSTKRKKIRSVEQQLILGRKRNKKQADEYATKTDHSFMNWISNMLKGFKSRNIYDQRIGVSNETHSLESKEKGFQNVFQSLFSPETITRIENKSIGSSVIAKRRSQESVVYNITNVGKEAPKGMFDTIRGLRLSRTDIHKWMNSKSSVAQLDGFFLRLRVAKPEERAEGSRYYVACITGLQWETQTPLKDMKQSIRVKVGGVECFVESQHISNCDFVEDELVAWWQKTSEHQRIPVVKDLKSKLAVRRTLGV, from the exons tgtgaaGAAGACGACGAAGAAGAATAGTGATACCGGTGCAGGTGCAAATGCAAAGGCAAATATAATGAACTTTGTGGGGTCCGGTACATTAGCCGAGCTAGTTTGGTCACCACAAACAGGTTTAAACATTAAATTCGCCGACAACAAACCTTGTATTATGCCGGAAGAAGGTCCAAGTGAAACGAGGCGTCTAGACAAGGCTGAGAGTCACGGAAGCATGGAAAGTTGCAGAAGTGCTAATTTATCGACTAAAAGAAAGAAAATACGCAGCGTCGAACAACAATTAATTCTTGGAAGGAAAAGAAACAAGAAACAAGCTGATGAATACGCAACTAAAACCGATCATTCTTTCATGAACTGGATTTCAAACATGTTGAAAGGATTCAAGAGCCGTAACATTTATGATCAAAGGATCGGTGTTAGTAATGAAACGCATAGTCTTGAAAGCAAAGAAAAGGGATTCCAAAATGTTTTTCAGTCTCTTTTTTCGCCAGAAACTATTACACGGATTGAGAATAAATCCATTGGCAGCTCGGTCATAGCCAAAAGACGTAGCCAAGAATCAGTCGTTTACAACATAACAAATGTAGGTAAAGAAGCACCGAAGGGAATGTTTGATACCATAAGGGGGCTTAGATTATCGCGTACTGATATCCACAA ATGGATGAATTCCAAATCGTCGGTTGCACAACTAGATGGGTTCTTTCTACGGTTGCGGGTTGCAAAACCGGAAGAACGAGCTGAGGGATCAAGATACTATGTTGCCTGCATAACAG GATTACAATGGGAAACTCAAACTCCATTAAAAGATATGAAGCAATCTATTCGAGTCAAAGTTGGAGGTGTTGAATGCTTTGTTGAAAGTCAACACATCTCTAATTGTGATTTTGTAGAG GACGAACTCGTAGCATGGTGGCAGAAAACATCGGAACATCAAAGGATTCCGGTTGTTAAAGATTTGAAATCCAAGCTGGCTGTGAGGAGAACATTAGGGGTGTAG
- the LOC110930965 gene encoding uncharacterized protein LOC110930965 isoform X1 produces MDFKVNSHLMGSIYIYNVKKTTKKNSDTGAGANAKANIMNFVGSGTLAELVWSPQTGLNIKFADNKPCIMPEEGPSETRRLDKAESHGSMESCRSANLSTKRKKIRSVEQQLILGRKRNKKQADEYATKTDHSFMNWISNMLKGFKSRNIYDQRIGVSNETHSLESKEKGFQNVFQSLFSPETITRIENKSIGSSVIAKRRSQESVVYNITNVGKEAPKGMFDTIRGLRLSRTDIHKWMNSKSSVAQLDGFFLRLRVAKPEERAEGSRYYVACITGLQWETQTPLKDMKQSIRVKVGGVECFVESQHISNCDFVEDELVAWWQKTSEHQRIPVVKDLKSKLAVRRTLGV; encoded by the exons ATGGATTTCAAAGTTAACTCccacttaatgggttccatatatatatataatgtgaaGAAGACGACGAAGAAGAATAGTGATACCGGTGCAGGTGCAAATGCAAAGGCAAATATAATGAACTTTGTGGGGTCCGGTACATTAGCCGAGCTAGTTTGGTCACCACAAACAGGTTTAAACATTAAATTCGCCGACAACAAACCTTGTATTATGCCGGAAGAAGGTCCAAGTGAAACGAGGCGTCTAGACAAGGCTGAGAGTCACGGAAGCATGGAAAGTTGCAGAAGTGCTAATTTATCGACTAAAAGAAAGAAAATACGCAGCGTCGAACAACAATTAATTCTTGGAAGGAAAAGAAACAAGAAACAAGCTGATGAATACGCAACTAAAACCGATCATTCTTTCATGAACTGGATTTCAAACATGTTGAAAGGATTCAAGAGCCGTAACATTTATGATCAAAGGATCGGTGTTAGTAATGAAACGCATAGTCTTGAAAGCAAAGAAAAGGGATTCCAAAATGTTTTTCAGTCTCTTTTTTCGCCAGAAACTATTACACGGATTGAGAATAAATCCATTGGCAGCTCGGTCATAGCCAAAAGACGTAGCCAAGAATCAGTCGTTTACAACATAACAAATGTAGGTAAAGAAGCACCGAAGGGAATGTTTGATACCATAAGGGGGCTTAGATTATCGCGTACTGATATCCACAA ATGGATGAATTCCAAATCGTCGGTTGCACAACTAGATGGGTTCTTTCTACGGTTGCGGGTTGCAAAACCGGAAGAACGAGCTGAGGGATCAAGATACTATGTTGCCTGCATAACAG GATTACAATGGGAAACTCAAACTCCATTAAAAGATATGAAGCAATCTATTCGAGTCAAAGTTGGAGGTGTTGAATGCTTTGTTGAAAGTCAACACATCTCTAATTGTGATTTTGTAGAG GACGAACTCGTAGCATGGTGGCAGAAAACATCGGAACATCAAAGGATTCCGGTTGTTAAAGATTTGAAATCCAAGCTGGCTGTGAGGAGAACATTAGGGGTGTAG